Within the Agromyces atrinae genome, the region TCAGGTCTTCGCGCTTCAGGATGATGCGCGCTCCCCCGGCGTGCTCGGCGAACCGCGGCACCTCGGTGATGATCGACGGACGACCGCTGTACGAGCGGCCGAGTTCGACGAGCTCCTCGCGGAAGGCCGGATCGTTCCGCGCCTCCTCGTAGGCCTCGCTGATCTCGTCGAGAGCGGCGACGAGCGATTCGGGGACGAAGCGTCCGCCGAAATCGCCGAAGTAGGGGCCTTCCTCAGTTCTGAGGGACATGGTCACACCAATCGGAAGTCGGAGAGGGTCTTCAGCGGGTCGCTCGTGACGAGAGCCTCGCCGACGAGGACGACGTCCGCGCCCGCGGAGCGGTAGTGAGCGACATCCTCGGCGGTCTTGACCGCGGACTCGGCGATCTTCACCGCGCCGGCCGGGATCTGCCCGGCGAGCGAGCCGAAGAGGTCGCGATCGAGTTCGAACGTCGAGAGGTCGCGGGCGTTCACTCCGATGACACGAGCACCGATGTCGGCCGCTCGGGCGACCTCGTCGGCACTGTGCGTCTCGACGAGAGCCGTCATGCCGAGTTCACCGATGAGGGTGTGGAGCTCGGCGAGGGTCGCCTGCTCGAGCGCCGCGACGATCAGGAGGACGAGGTCGGCACCGGCGGCGCGTGCCTCGAACACCTGGTACGGCTCGGCGATGAAGTCCTTGCGGAGGACGGGGAGCGAGACCGCGGCGCGCACCGACTCGAGATCGGCGAGCGATCCCTTGAACCGTCGACCCTCGGTGAGCACGCTGATCGCGCTCGCGCCGCCCTGCTCATAGAGCCGGGCGAGCGCTGCGGGGTCGCGGATCTCGGCGAGATCGCCGCGGGAGGGACTCGCCCTCTTGACCTCGGCGATGATCTTTACCCGATCGCTCGGCGATAGGGCCTCGAGC harbors:
- the trpC gene encoding indole-3-glycerol phosphate synthase TrpC, translated to MLSDLTAGAVADAEARREHRPLHIVEAEALARPAAIDALEALSPSDRVKIIAEVKRASPSRGDLAEIRDPAALARLYEQGGASAISVLTEGRRFKGSLADLESVRAAVSLPVLRKDFIAEPYQVFEARAAGADLVLLIVAALEQATLAELHTLIGELGMTALVETHSADEVARAADIGARVIGVNARDLSTFELDRDLFGSLAGQIPAGAVKIAESAVKTAEDVAHYRSAGADVVLVGEALVTSDPLKTLSDFRLV